The Schistocerca gregaria isolate iqSchGreg1 unplaced genomic scaffold, iqSchGreg1.2 ptg000182l, whole genome shotgun sequence sequence TGGGCACCGCATAGTAATGAGCTATCGAGAACTCCCTCTATTTTACCTATCCGGAGACATTGTTAAATACCAAAATCAGACAGTCACGGACTAGTGGAACTTCAGGCACTATGCTGCGGCGAGAAAAAAAGGCTTAGTGTGTTGTTTCGATAGAGTAGTGAAGCGGCTAACAAGAAGGTTAGAACGTTTTTGTCGAAGTTCTCCTGTACAGTTCTGTTGCGCACATATACTTTGTTTTTTACGTCTTCAACCTGCCTTGAAAATACAGTGGTTCAGTTGTGAGGCTGAGAAGAACAATGGCCATATGACAGCAACGCTGTATCGCGGCCATCCGACTGGCCATCAATGTTCTAAACGAGCGAGTAATTTATCCTGAGCAATGTAATTTTTATTGACCAAAAGGAGCTACGGAAAATACAAGGGCACTTGTGAAGCTATTTCGCTATGTAGCCTCCCAGCAGAATATACCTATATTATTTTTGTACATTGAGGTGATAGCGCATGCAATCGAACAGATTATTCTGACTCAATAAGGATGACAGGCTGCAATAAAGGGCCACCTTGCtacaacatattttgtgttcacgcTGGAAACGCAATAGGGTTCATTTGTGCAACGTATATCAGGCACCAACTTTAAATTTTGTTAACAATTATCGAACGCAAATGGGCCGATGAAACAAACTGAAGTAATGTGTCACAGTGCCGGCATAGGCTGAAGAGTTCAAAATCCGGTATTTGTGTCTCTTATATCAACATTAGGCACATATTTATGCTGAAATAATTTCTTATGCGAAACCacttttcagcttaaaaaaatgcgCAGCAGTACCAGTCTACATACAATATGAATAGACATATGACGCTTGTACAAAGTAAAATACGGTTTAAtctaaaaacacaacagaaaaatatgaaaatcaatATTGTTAAGCTATAGAAGGGAGAGTCTGCAATTAGTTGCAGCTGTATTGTCCGAATTATTTCGTACGGCTTGTCTGGCCCTGGAGCGATTAAAcaggatagagaacaaaaaattacTGTTATAATTAAACCTATATAAATGGGAGACATCGACAAGAATTTGTGATTGAAACAATTATCAAAAGTACAATTTGTTTAATTGAATTTTAGTATGATGAGTGATTTTGTCCGGCAAAAATAGATGTATTCAAAAGCCTATGAGCGAGCGGACAATTTGCCTAGATTATCTTGAAAGATTTAATAGAAGCATAGTGATCGCTATTATATTTGGTCTCTAGTtgacattctttttatcaaaactaTTATATTATATACGAATCTTCAGCACAATTCTGGCACTGAAAAAATTAACTGATCAGATTTTCTGATTATAAAACCCCAAATTTAGTTTGGAGGCATGAAAGCTTGCACCTTGAATCTAGCGTTTGAAACCTAAGCTCTTAGTCAATTTGTAAATGCAAAGGATGCAGACTTGCTGACACGAAATGTAAAGAGATATTGATTAAGCTAGGCTGACTGTTTGGTATACCGCCTACGTGTACTAAAAAAAATCGAGACGAAGCCTAGAGTGCAATTCGCGTCTAGATGAGCTACATTTTTTATTAGACAGCGCTAGGTTTAGATTAGCGTTGTATATACAGGAATCCACGAAGATCAAAACATGAAATAAGGAAGAATCATAGAACAATAGAGCCATTATGAATACATTATTGTATCTCATAAAATTGTTGGAATTTGTCAAAAGCTTTACAACTGGTCATTTTTAACTTATTCGCCTTGCTTTAAAGTTTTTAAGGCCTCGTACATTCCCATTGCAAATCCGTAATAGTAATATGCCCACAGCATGGACGTGTTGTCTTGGGTGTTAGGCATGTTATATCTGTTCATATTCCAAGGATTGAAAGAGGGAAATGAACAAAAATTGAAAGCTGGCGGAGGAAAACTGGCGGAGCTGTCAAAGTAAGAGGGTGCATAAGGAGGCGGCATCTGATCACTAAAGTTCGGTAAGTATTGATTTTGCCCGTAATAGTTCACATCTTGGTAGTTATGGCGTTTTCTTTTTTTCAAGTTTTTAGTATTCGTGCTTGTATCAGCTGCTCTCGAATGTTCGTCATCATCTGCAGTGTCTTCTTCATCCTCAGAAGAATCCGAGCATTTTTCCTGGTATGTAGATTCAGGACCATATGTAGAAAAGCCGTTTAGCGATGGGCGTATTTTTTCAGCTTTATGAAAGTGTTGtttaccttttttttgtttttttgaactAGGGCGACAATCCGCGTACTGTGGGCAAAACCCTTTATCAGATTGAGCGTCTGCTTCACAATCTTGAATATTTTGCTCCTGCTCCAATTGGCTCGGTCTTTTCATTCGGCTTTTCTTTATTTTGGCAGGTGTTCTCTGAACAGATTCTTCCgcaacttcctttttttttactgAAGAGCTGCATTTGCTAATGTCATCTTCTTCTACAGGGCTTTCAGCAGTAGAATGCTTAGTATGAGCTGTCTAGGGGGAGAGATAATTATTGTTAACGGATTGCACAACATTCGCTTTTTTACATAAAAGCAGTTCATACATTGTACTCTTTTATGGCATGGTTATATGCATCGATAAGTGCTGTGTCATCCCATAGATTGTCATCTCCAATACTAGACTAGGAGTATAGATCGAAGTTAATTGACTGGACGAATAATgcgcaaaaatattttctaaacaaTTCCTGTTTCGAGGCAGCCTTTATTAAATCGGAATAACCGGCGATGCAGGCTCTATTCTGTGATGTGCCCTTTTGAGTTACACAAAGAAAACTCAATCAGTAAATTTAGGCGGTAAATTGTTTTAAATAACGCCTTATTATATCTGAAAAATTATACGTCAAAGAAACATTTCGACAGATAAGAGGTGGTGTTTAAATACAAAATACATAAGGCCAGGTAAAACACTTGGCTGAGACACCTAGCAAGGGTAATTTCATGCGTAATACATACGGAATTCGAGGGCTGCGTTTCGGAAATCCTGTTCATTTCAAAAGCGAATTTTACTATGAACTAGataaatattgtaatagaatttctAAATCGCTAGAACTTAAAGCGCTTTTTAATGAATTTAATGAGCTTCCCTAGAAGAATTGTTTCGATGACATTAAATTTCAAACTTTCGAGCTTTAAAAAGCAATAACTATGAGCAAGCAAGCGATAAGATTGTGCGCGGCATAAGGTTGGTATTGaatcaaataaattattttttcgaGCATAGGGACCATAATTGGACAAGAATGAGCTTCCGAGTTACGTGAAAGGTTGATATGCATATCAATCGCTGGGATTTCGATAGTAAAAACATTGAATAGTAGGACATAGCGTGGATAAAAACTCAGGAAATAGTTCCTCGGCGACTCGAGGAATAGTTTTGACTGAAGGCATTATTTTTGAAGCTTCAGTGTTTGCTGAATATCGTCGAGGCGTTGAAAGGATTATTTGTATCTCCACAGAACAGAGCGGATAAAAAGGGGGCACAGAACGTTTTTGTTTACAGAGGTTCAGAGCTGCTCGGAACAAAAAACATAAAACTATAAAAGGTGAGAGGTGGCAATATTAGATCAGGTTCCAGATTTGAATTTAGTATCAATACAACATAAAGACCAGTTTTAAAAAATAAACTTGGCTCAGAAATACAAAAACTAGCTTTCTCTTCACGATTGGTTCGGAGGATTGACAGATATTGTTTCGTTTCATCATCTAGGCCGGATAAAAATTCGACTAGGTAtacgtaccttttttttttttttagaggtaaAGGTATTTTAGAAATAGATCGAACGTTGTATTAAGTCAATGCCGAGGCAGCATTGGAGGACTGAAAGCAATGGAATAGACAGCTGCAAAAAGAGAGAGTATCAGAACGAATGGAACGACCCCCTTGTCATAAGAtgtgtttataattttttaaaaaaaatgaacaaaatctTTGCTTCGAAACTAATTCTGTTTGGTGCGCGAGAAAAAAGGACATGAACCGTTGTAGTTAAAAGCTGAATTTGGGCCTAGCATTTAGTCATGCAACCAAACTAATAAAGGAATGATGTGGCTTTATCAGGTAGAGTTTGAATTATTATTTACAGAATTCAAGGCGGAAATCTTATTTTTTTATAATCGTTCTAATGGCAataacacaaaaaaaatttacaagagGTAGCAGTTAAGGAATGCCAACATATTATCTTATAAAAGATTGCACTTTGTCGATATCTACATTAGACATAAAAATTCGTAATAGCGGCAAATATTAGCACGCAgctaataagaaaataaaatggatATTGCATAACCGACGGAATTACTAAGAATGGCTTTTCGAATATCTCAACGGCACACATTTTTGTGTAGGCGTGACTTCACTAAAAAATTACTACGCATTCTCCGAGGACTTGTTTACAATAAGTTTTTTTCGTCTAAAATGCACAGATCAAAAAATTTGCGCCACCAGTGTGGTTTTAAGGTAGAACGTGAAAAAGGACGACGCTGCTATTTTTATAGGTGACAGGGATGTATGATGCGATATAGCTTGTTTTTTCTTTTTGATGCGCCTGAGCTCCTGCACTTCGAAGAGGGAGGGAGTCGAAAAGAGGCAGTCTTCGATTGACTGGCAGCAAAAATGTTTGCAGTGAACGAAAGTAGGAGGTTACAAGATTCGCTGTCGACAGCTAAAAATATCACTCAACTATTATAATGTCAAAATAGACGTTTTTTACGTTAATTAGGTAAAACGTTTAAACAGTTGTGGAAGCATTTTGAACAGTTTCTCGGGTGTGCATGTACATCAAAGGTGCGGACGTCCGTGGAAAGAGTCGACGGAGAGAAGGGATAGAGATGACATGTTTTTTGCACAAAATTTATTTCTCTTGAATGAAAATTTGCCATTTAAAAATTAGAGTAACCCAAAACCTGAAGAATGTCAAATGCGTTGAATCGAGCTAAATCTGATGAGGGTGTTCCTGATTGGGTGAGGATACAGACCAAGGTATGTGAGTCATTGCATTAATCTATAAGGGAAGAGGCGCAGAGCTAGTCTGATCTTTGGTCGAAAATTATCGGTTCGGCTTTGAAAGCCTCGATTGAGCGTTGTTTTGGATGTCTAACTACAATGATCGGTTTTAGACGTTTACGCGTTGGTGCAATAAGATAGTTGATGGTAAAAATGGTCATGTTTTCACGTGTCTCGAGGAGGATTTTGCAGACGGTATTTCTTTTAACATCCTGGTCTCGTGTTTGGTAAATCAGAACCTCATAATTCATCCAAGTCCAAAGACGAACTTTGCAAAATTAGAGAATCTCAACAGGGCGCTCTACGTGTTGACTGAAATGGAAAAGGTGACGCTGATTAACATTTCAGCAGAGGACTTGCTCAACAAGAACAAGAAGCTGGTGCTTGGATTGGTGTGGACCCTCATACAGAAATACCAGATAGCACATCAGACCGACTTGAAGTTGAAGACAAAGTCCGTTTTGCTGAATCGAGTAAACGACGCGATCAGGGATTCAAATGTGTCGGTAAGCAATTTCTCGGACCAGTGGAAGGATACTGCGGCATTTTCTGCATTGGTGAATTCGATTTCGCCGAACGCGTTTGATGTTGTTAGACTGGATGAAGAAGAGAAGTGCATCAAGAAGTTGAGTTCGATTTTCGACTACGCCGACAAAAATCTCGAAATCACGAATCTACTCGACGCAGAAGACGTGGTTAAATACCCGGACGAGCTGTCGTTGATGAGCTACATTTCCATGTACCTCAATTGTttggaaaagaagagggccggatcTGTTGACCCGTCCCGGGTGGTTGCTGAGGGTCCTGGCATCGAGGAGGCGGTTGTTGGTACAGAGGCGAGCTTTAGGGTGATTACGAGAACGAAACCCGAAAATTCCGTCTCCGACAAGTGCGAGGTGACAGCGGAGCTGGCCAAGGTGACGGAGTCTCCTGATGGTCAAGAGGGCGTGCCTGTCAAGATCGAGCAATTGGAGGATGGGGTGTATCGCGGATCGTACATTGCACAAGAGCCTGGATTGTATAATTTGAAAGTGTCGGTCAACGGTCAGCCCATTAATGCCTCGCCGTTCCAAGTGAGTGCCAAGGAACCGGCGATAAATCCGGAGGATTTCCGTGCCAGTGGAGAGGGTGTAGAGTGCGCAATCAGTGAGAAGGATACGGATATTGTTGTCGAAAGAGTGGACGGAGCGCCCATTCGCCCGGGTGTTGCGTTTGAAGCGTATGTGGAAATTGACAAGGAGAGCAAAATCCCCATCGAGTTGACCCCTCTTGGAGACAGAGGCTACAGCGGAAGATATGCGTTGAAGGATGTCAGAGGCGACGCCGAAGTGTTCGTGAACGTGATGATGAACAGTGGGGGTGAGTCGTTCCACGTGAAAGGGTCGCCGTACGCGGTCAAGTTTTATTCTCCCGAGAAGGGGAACGTTGAGGTGATTGTGGATGAATGCCCCCCCGTGGTGGCGGGGGAGCCGATTTGCGTGCGCATTCGAGCAAGGGATCGTTTTGGGGACTTGAGGCCCGTGCCGGGTCTCCGGTTGGAAGCGGAATTGGAGTCCGATCCACCGGTGAAGGTGGATGTCGTGGATAAGGGAGACGGAGACTACGAGTGCTCGTTGGTGCAGACCAAGGCCGGAAAGTATCCTCTGGCCGTGTCAATGCAAGGAAAGCCAGTATCGAGCGCCGCGTTCGTCGAGGTAGTTCCGGATGTGCCGTGCTCCGATAAAACGTCCATTTACTTGCTGTCTGACTTCGACGATGATGAACACAAGTTTAGCGTGGGCGAGCACATTAAGGGACAAGTCTTGATCAACGACCAGTACAACAACCAAATTACCAATGAGCAGGTACCGGTTTCTTTAGAAGTGGTGAGTCCGACCGGGAAAAAAGTTGACGTAGAGACGGCGACAGGTTCAGACGGGATTTTGAATTTCAGCCTCGTGCCGGACGAACAGGGACTGCACAGCTTGTTCGCTAAGATAGGAGAGGGGGATGCGGAGAAGCCTTCGTTCGAATTGAATATCTCCGAGGGCGACAAGGAGTTAAAGGTGTGGATGTGCGAGGACACCAAATCTACGTTCAAGGCGGGTGAAAATGTATGTTACATTTTGCACACAGAAGGATGGAGTGGAAAAAAGCTGAAGGATGGACAGATTTCGTTGTCTGCCAAACTGCCTGACGCGGCCGTAGAATACGACCTTGTTGAGCCCGATGCAAACGGCGATCCTTGGATGATCGTTTGTAAGTTCCTGCCCTATGTAGCTGGATCCTTCGAACTTAAAACGGACGTATGTTCTAAAACTCAATCCCGCTCTTTCTCATTCCCGATACAAGTCGTTCCCGCTGAGCCCGATCCCCAGAAGAGCACGTTAATGAAGAGCAGTCCGAACAGGGTGTACGCGGGCAACACATGGCaatgcaagttttctttgaaggatcgCTACGAGAACCCCATTACAGAAGGAGCTCTGTTCGTTGACATCAAGGTGACGCAGGTGCTCGATCAGGACAACGCGCCTTCGGTGTGCGATAATTTGAATTTGAAAGGCGTGGTCACTCCCTCGCCTACCCTGTCCATCATAGAAAACAAGGACGGCGTCTACACTGTCGAGTGCGAGCCCATAAAGACAGCTGGCAAATACCGCCTGTATGTCATGCTCGGCGGAACACCGATCGAAAATTCCCCATCGTCGTTTTCAGTGAAGCCCTTGGCCACCATATCGCCGGAGATGTGCTACCTTGTGGGCGTAGCAGACGGACGCGTCGGGGAGGAACAAACCGTGACCTTAGTGTGTCGAGACGAGTTCGGCAATTTAACGGGGTCGAGGAAAGTTCACGTAAACGCGAAGTTGGTTGGACCAGAGCAGGTCCAGACACACGTTGCCTATCAGCAAGACGGGGTATACGCGATCAGTTGCTGTCCCACCCTGGCTGGCGAGTACACTTACCGCGTGTCTTTAGACAAGAAAAAGGTAGATTTGGGCGCTTCAGGCCTCCCGTACAAGCTCCAACTGGATCCAGCGGATGTCGACGGTGCGTCTTGTACGGCAACCGGAAAGGGCCTTTACCGCGCTAAGTCCTCAGTGAACTCTGGTTTCCGAATTCAGCTGCGCGATCGCTTTGGAAACCCCCATAAAACCAATCCTGGCGTCTCGACCGACTCGTATCTCCTCTTCGTTTCCGGGGACTCCCTTGCCCTCGTAACTTCTGATTTACCCTCTGACCCCATTCCGGTCTCGCTGTCCGACGCGGGCGACGGAACTATCGAAGCGAAGTATCAGACTTCGCGCAGCGGAGAATACGCTCTTCACGTCCTGGTCCAAGAAAAGCCAATCCAAAAATCGCCGTTTTCTGTGAAGGCAACGGCAGGGCCCTATTACATAGACCACACCCTCACACAATTTCCGGAAAAGAACGTGGCCGGCCGCCCCGGACCTGTCGTCAAACTTTGCGACCAAGCCAAAAATATCTGCACTAAGAACAAGTCGACCCCGAAAGCCGTGCTAGAGCCGAAGAACCACGCAGAATTTCCCTTTGCCAAAGACGGACCCGTCTCTTACACATTAACCTATCCACCGGATCTCACCGGAGACTATGATGTTCATATACAGGTAGATGGCCAAGAAGTACCAGGTAGCCCTTGGCCTGTCAACATCGAGAAGTGCCCCTTAGACGAGCAGGATCAGCAAATGCTCAAAAACATGCTTCCGGAGTCCGCCGACGTCATAATCAGCTGTCTAGAACAAGTTGACGAGACCAAGCGATGTGCCATAATCAAAGAACTTCAAGGGTTGTCCAAAATCCAAAACCGTCATTCTGTGCACATAAATCATCCTCACAAGGACAAAAAGAAAAGGTCCCAGCAAGAGCAGTGACCTAATTGCTGACGGTGAGAATTCGGGCAATGCTCTTAAACGCAACTCCTGTCTTTTGCAGCAGTTAGAATAAAAACATTGTGTCTCTAGAAAACCGATCTAATTAGTTGATCCCTTTGCATAAACACGTATGATAATATATATAGAGTGCTCTTCTGCCTTTTTTTTTGTGGT is a genomic window containing:
- the LOC126304742 gene encoding filamin-C-like, with the translated sequence MSNALNRAKSDEGVPDWVRIQTKTFTRWCNKIVDGKNGHVFTCLEEDFADGISFNILVSCLVNQNLIIHPSPKTNFAKLENLNRALYVLTEMEKVTLINISAEDLLNKNKKLVLGLVWTLIQKYQIAHQTDLKLKTKSVLLNRVNDAIRDSNVSVSNFSDQWKDTAAFSALVNSISPNAFDVVRLDEEEKCIKKLSSIFDYADKNLEITNLLDAEDVVKYPDELSLMSYISMYLNCLEKKRAGSVDPSRVVAEGPGIEEAVVGTEASFRVITRTKPENSVSDKCEVTAELAKVTESPDGQEGVPVKIEQLEDGVYRGSYIAQEPGLYNLKVSVNGQPINASPFQVSAKEPAINPEDFRASGEGVECAISEKDTDIVVERVDGAPIRPGVAFEAYVEIDKESKIPIELTPLGDRGYSGRYALKDVRGDAEVFVNVMMNSGGESFHVKGSPYAVKFYSPEKGNVEVIVDECPPVVAGEPICVRIRARDRFGDLRPVPGLRLEAELESDPPVKVDVVDKGDGDYECSLVQTKAGKYPLAVSMQGKPVSSAAFVEVVPDVPCSDKTSIYLLSDFDDDEHKFSVGEHIKGQVLINDQYNNQITNEQVPVSLEVVSPTGKKVDVETATGSDGILNFSLVPDEQGLHSLFAKIGEGDAEKPSFELNISEGDKELKVWMCEDTKSTFKAGENVCYILHTEGWSGKKLKDGQISLSAKLPDAAVEYDLVEPDANGDPWMIVCKFLPYVAGSFELKTDVCSKTQSRSFSFPIQVVPAEPDPQKSTLMKSSPNRVYAGNTWQCKFSLKDRYENPITEGALFVDIKVTQVLDQDNAPSVCDNLNLKGVVTPSPTLSIIENKDGVYTVECEPIKTAGKYRLYVMLGGTPIENSPSSFSVKPLATISPEMCYLVGVADGRVGEEQTVTLVCRDEFGNLTGSRKVHVNAKLVGPEQVQTHVAYQQDGVYAISCCPTLAGEYTYRVSLDKKKVDLGASGLPYKLQLDPADVDGASCTATGKGLYRAKSSVNSGFRIQLRDRFGNPHKTNPGVSTDSYLLFVSGDSLALVTSDLPSDPIPVSLSDAGDGTIEAKYQTSRSGEYALHVLVQEKPIQKSPFSVKATAGPYYIDHTLTQFPEKNVAGRPGPVVKLCDQAKNICTKNKSTPKAVLEPKNHAEFPFAKDGPVSYTLTYPPDLTGDYDVHIQVDGQEVPGSPWPVNIEKCPLDEQDQQMLKNMLPESADVIISCLEQVDETKRCAIIKELQGLSKIQNRHSVHINHPHKDKKKRSQQEQ